TTGGCTTTTAAGCCACCAAACTCCGTTTATGTGTGTTGGGAGTTTATGTGTGTTTCAGCCGGGATTCAGAAAAACTACAAAAGATAGCTTTTTAAGTAAATGTGAATTTTCACCATGATTCTATCTATGAAACTGTCACCAAACCAAACAtagtattaaatatataattcctATTTGAACTTCACCTAATAATAGAGTTATACATTTTGACAATGGTGTCTACTCTTAGTAGTAACGGCTAACTAGTAACACGCCATCTATATCTTAGATTGTGTGTTCCATTCCACATACTCAATCATGCTTCTTTGTAGCAATTCACACGCTTTCCACCACCAAAACAACAACTAACCAGTATGCCGGTGGATTATTAAACTATAACTCAAATTCATCTACACTTTTTCTCAATAGTAATGGATATAGCTCTCTTTTTTCCCCACTaggataaataactaaaatacacttttttttttcttcttttgtacGTATTGCAGTGTACCATTCCTTCACACTTAATAAAGCCAAAGCCAAACGTGTTGCCAATTATTTACAGCTGTAGTTGTACAGACATTTATTTGCTTCACAGTGTGCCAGTGTACAACAAAAAAATCTACTCCTATTCAAATACTTTTTTTCTTACAAAACTTTTCATAATGCTAAACTGCATCATGATGACAGTTTTCCCTCCCCAATGACAAATTGCTGTGTATTCTACTGCTAGATCTTAAATCTGAGTTTTAGTTTTAAAAGATTGGTGCCCTACACCAACCACCAAGAATAGTCAAACACCCTAGATTCATTCAAGTGCAGTTTTTGCTAAGGACCACCTACTACTCTATGAAAAGAAAGGCCTCAAGAGAAAAATCACAAAGTTCACATAACCTAAATGAAGTTCAACTACCAGATTAAATGAAAATCAAGACATAAAATGAAACTTTAATGAGTCATATCAATGTTAATGCTAACAAGAAAAATATGACAATCATACCAAAAATAGTCTCTTCACTATTGTTTCGTTCATACAGTTAGTATTCTAACATTTTTTTTTCGTAAAAATGcagttttattattttgattctgCGGCGTTATCTTTGTCGGAAGAGATTTCGGTTACTGATATTTGAGATGAATACttcttgattctcaaagaaataAGTACACTAGATAAAATACCGACTATGGGGAAAAAGTAAGACCAAAATTGAGATTTCTTGGAGCCGGATGCTGTAGCAACAGCTGCACCGGCGAGGCTTCCGATAGATGTATTCTGCAAGATCATGGGGAGGCATCCGACAACGGTAGGGAGAAGAAAATCCAAAAAGAATCTAACTTCGGTTGCAGCTAAGGTATAGTTAATAATATAGGATGGCACAGGTGAGAATCGGGCAAGAAGAACAAACTTCCAACCGTCTCGCGCAACTCCGTTTGAGAGgattttgaagtatttgtttctTTGAGCCCAGTCCATTGCTGAAGTTGAATTCCTGAATATTAACCTGAAGAAACCAAAATGACAAATTTAGAACATCTAATGGAAAGAACATTATTAACATATGAGTGTCCTTGTTAGTTGTTACTTGAAAAGGATTGACTCTGTCGTAAACGCCAGACGCCAAATTGATACGTCAACATCGATAATTATTTAAGAGGACTAATTACTTATAGAACATTGAATGAAGAATACATCATTAACATATGGACGACACTGTAAGTTTTTGCTTATAAGAAAGTGACACAAACGCGGCACTGACACATCTACACCAATACGAGTCGGACACCACACATCGACACCAATATGAATTGGACACCACACATCGACACCAACATGAGTCAGACACCGGACATGTCTTTAATATGAAGTGTTGGTGCTACATAATGGTACTGCATAATCGACACCAATACGTGTCCACAAAGATGTGTTAATCTAATATCAGCAATATGGGCTTTGGTTTTTGACACATGAATTTCAACCAACTAATCTAAATTTCCAACAAAATTGTAAGGCAAATTgaatataattacaaaaaaacaACATTGAACTAAACACAACAGTCAACATTagatatttgataaaaatttCCTAAATCCAAATATGCTTATTTATGAAATTAACCACATGCAAGAAAAGCACAAATTATTCTTTTACATGATGGAGCAAAAGTTTACAAATTCCTTTCATTATTTGACTTGTGTAAGAGAAAAAGTTTTATTGAAATGCAAAGCAAAAAAGTAACCACAAAGACCAAAGATAAGAATATAGCTTAAGCATTAGCACACCAGTACCCTACAATACCATAGAATATTTTCATAAAAGATGCTTCAAAAAGGGCCCAAAGTGTAccatcaacaaaaaaaacaaatatagtaAGATCCTAATGTTCCAGCAGTCCTTTTCTAAACACAATATTAGGAAATCAAAATTCCAATTCTGTCTATTTGAATAATCGTGATAAACAAGATTGGTGACTCACAACAAAAGAGAATTTCTTATTCCCGCTGCTTTGGTAAGCTTTCATCTCAAAATTTTTTTAACCAATCATTTGATTTCAAAAACTGTGGTGAATAACtttgaaaatttaaaacaaataaatcataAAGTAGAAAACTACAGTAGCATATTAAAAACCCTGATATCATATAAACATAGTCTTCAATTTTAATTCCAATAGCAAGACCACTATTTCCAACTGCCTATAAGTTGATGTACAAAAGAGCTTATTTAGGCTTACTTAATGACATAGACACTATAATTTTGGAAAAACTTACATATAGGTTTTTCCCGTttcagtttattttaatttaggttATGGACAGAGCTTATGTAGAGTAGAGCTTACTCCTCATTGCCCTATCTATTGAGTATGACACATATTGTTGATAATGAAATTATTGTCAAATTCGTAAGCACAGTTGGCCAAACTTCGTAACCAATCGGGTGTGTCCTTGCTCTTTATTTATCAGTTTACTTTAGAGCCGGTTTTCAGGTTTTGTTCTCCTAATACAATTTGACTTCTCATCAATCTCAAATTCTACTTTTTAGGTATAAAAATAAACAATGAGAACACATCCAAACACAAACAGTTTATTAAACTTAAGAGCTTATTAGTTATCAATAAAATTCCTAACTACCTATAACAACTTAATCACTTAATTGTTGGTTTAAATAAGACAAATTGACAACTAAAACGCTAGGTATCATCAAAGAGTTTAACGAATAATATACAATCTAATTATCTAACCACAAATTAGTTTAACCCAACATCCAATTAGAAATCATCATATCAAAATCTCACTTCATAACAccaatttaaaaaataactacAAAATAAGAGATTCTCATTGGACTATTAATGTTTGGTTCCATGTTAAGAGCAGTCCCAATTGATTCTGGAGATGTAAAATTTGATTTTGACATGTTTGTTCTCAAATTAAGTGTATGTTTGATTTCATGGTTATTTAGAATTGATTCTAGAtgtataaaattgattttgacatgtttgtttgttctcaaattaagtgtatgtttggtttcATGGTTatttagaattgattctggatgtataaaattgattttgacttGTTTGTTTGCTCTCAATTAGAATTATTTCTGCTTTCTAGAAttaattctacttgaagctagaatttgtagcttttaAGTCTAAACATGAAATTTACACTGAAACTTACTGTTCAACTCAATTTTGTAAGAATTTTTCcgaacataaatcactttacattCAACTCACTTTAGCCAAATTTACGGACTCGattcactcaaaatcaattttttccacTGCAAAACTAAACACACACGCTAAATTGATTCTACCTTGAAGCTAAGACTTGTAGTTTCAGAGTCTAAACGTGGTTATTTCAAAGAACTTGTTGTTCAACTCACTTAATACATaaatattcaaacataaatcattttACACTCAAAATTAAGTCATTCAAAATCAATAACATAATCCATTTTACATAAATGATTTTCAGGgaattgattatgtaaaattgattctgGATAAAAGTGACTTAAATATAAAGTGGTTTATGTTTGGAGAAATTCTTGCAAAAGTGAGTTGGACAATAAATTACATTgtaaaaaaatcacatttaaagTTTAAAAATCATGTTTGATCAAAAGCTACAAATCCTAACTTCAAATAGAATCAATTCTTAAAAGCATAGTCAATTTTGCTAAAGATCAATTAAACacgtcaaaatcaattctagGCGTGCGCAATCTATTCTAGATGCCTCAAACGTGAAATTAAACATAGACTTCATTGTTGTTTGTCTcttttacataaatatatttgactctaaaaaattaagtcattcaaaatcaatttttcttGCCTCATAACCAATGCACTAACTCTAAAACTAATTCACCCTAAttactccttttttttttctcctcATCAAATTCACATCACCACAAGAGTTCAAAAACATAAACAAACACAACAGATTCAATTCAACAACAACTAATCACAACTAACTCATAACTAATCAAACTAATCCTAACAAATCTCTAACCATCTCTAACAAGCAAAACCATTAAACTATCATTAGATCTGAAAAAAAAATCCATTACCTGCCAATCGAGAACGAAAGAGAAGCCGCAAGGATCTTCGCCGAGAAAACACAAACAACAGACGTTAAGAATCCGAAGAGAAGAGAAGCACCGGTTTCGAGAAAAATGGCGGAAGGTAAACAAAGAGCGATGGAGATTGTGTGAACGGAGATGTAAAGAGGAATCGCCCAAATCCCTAATTTATCAGATAAATCGCTCATCCATTTCAGCAATGATTCTCTGTCCCAACCAACTCCGATGAGTTCGCCGCCGTAGGATCTTAATAATAAGGCGGCGATTGCGACTATCGCCGCCGTTTTCCACCACCATCGCGCCATtaatattgatattattattatttttaaaccgAAACTGTAACTATAACAACGACACCACTGACATTAAAATGTAACACTTTCGCtttgaatattatttatttttttaaaatattttgtagttaattaatttaatgctAGCGGTAGCAGCGTCGTGTTGTCGGTTTTATGATCTACTATATATATTCATACAAGAGTGATAATTATTTTGGTTGACTATGATATTTGAATTGAATATTTTCTTGTTACTTGTATTAGTATTAGTTGTTGTTTTaaagtatatttaaaataattaagaaattatAAGTAAGATTTGTTTTCCTTAGCAAATGTCaacatttttaaattaaagaaaaaaagaaatatccatttaaaatatgagaaatatctatttaaaatatttcaCATTTGTTACGTGTATTCCGTCAAATCACATTTTTACAGTATTTTGTGTTCTTTATGTTTGCATAGCTAAGTATTTTCTATTATATTTGCAAAAGGAGTTCAAGTATATATGGTTGATTTATGCTAGTGCATTGactattatattattgttatctTATAATGATACTAGGGTATGATCGTAGGTCGAAGTATCAATAGTTTTCTCAATAGTCTTAAGAGCTTTCCCAATTATTAAGAGCTCGACCAAAAGAGCTCCCTCGATAGTAATATGAGCTC
The Vicia villosa cultivar HV-30 ecotype Madison, WI linkage group LG6, Vvil1.0, whole genome shotgun sequence genome window above contains:
- the LOC131608714 gene encoding uncharacterized protein LOC131608714, whose protein sequence is MARWWWKTAAIVAIAALLLRSYGGELIGVGWDRESLLKWMSDLSDKLGIWAIPLYISVHTISIALCLPSAIFLETGASLLFGFLTSVVCVFSAKILAASLSFSIGRLIFRNSTSAMDWAQRNKYFKILSNGVARDGWKFVLLARFSPVPSYIINYTLAATEVRFFLDFLLPTVVGCLPMILQNTSIGSLAGAAVATASGSKKSQFWSYFFPIVGILSSVLISLRIKKYSSQISVTEISSDKDNAAESK